The genomic segment CGTCCGCAATGTCGCAGGTCCCCTGCCCGCCAAAGAAACAGTCATGCGGCACGGCGAGCACGCTCACAGTTCCCGAGGGGGCGGTCAGCGTGATGCGCAGATCGGTGGCGAAATCATGGGCCAGGGTCATCTCGATCTGAACGAACTCGATGAAGTCGATCCCGCTACCGCTCACGGTGATTGTGTCACTAACCGCCGCAGCCGGGTTGTTGTCGACAATCGTATCGCCGGGCGTGGCCAACGGGGTTGCGAATTCCTCGGGCAGCGAGCTCATCTGCGGCGTCCAGCCATCGGCCATCTCCACCGCGGCTCCCGCATCCACCATGCCGAACCCGTAGTTGTGGTTGACGTGCATCGGCGGGGTTGCCCCGTTCCAGTTCCAGCCCGGATCGGTCGGATCATTCATGCGCGCGGTGCGCGCAAGGATCTCGCGCACATCGCGCCAGGTCAGCGCAGGGTTGGCTTCAAGCATCAGCGCCGTCACACCCGAGATCATCGGCGTTGCCGCCGAAGTTCCGTTGAAAGAGCTGGTGTAGTTGCCCGAGTTATAGCCCGCACTGCCCTCCCGGTCGGTGGTGGTGATGCCCTGCCCGCTGTCTCCTTCGGAGGGACCGCAAACCAGAAGATTCGCGCCGGGCTCGGAATAGGAAGCCCGCACGCCATCGTCTCCCGCGGCGCAGACGGCATTGACGCCCCAGAAGTTGGCGAATCCATCGCCGTTCGAGTTGTCGACGGGCGCGCCATTGCCACCTGCCCAGAAGAAATTAAGACCGAGTCCGCCGCGTCCGTTCTCCACGGCATCCTCAACGGCGGCTTCCCACACGGCGGGCGGCGCAGTGAAGTCGCCAAAATCATCATAGGGCCCCCAACTGTTGGAGGACACGTTGTTGTCGACGGCGTCGCGGCTCATGGCATCCGCTTCATCCGCGTCGCTCGCATCAACGGCGATGAGGTTGTAGCTGAGAATCGACGCGCCCGGAGCGATGCCGCTGCCACCCAGGCTGTTGTCGCGCACGGCCGCGATGATTCCCGCTACGGCAGTGCCATGGCTTCCGCCCGGCGGGTTCGTGCCGCCCGAATCGTAGTCGTAGCTCTCCCCGACCAGCACGTTGTCTGCCAGGTCTTCATGGTCGAGCTCAAAACCGGTATCGACCACCACCACGCGCACGCCCGTCCCGTCGTTGCCGGCCTCCCAGGCGGGCTGGACGTCGGCGTCTTCGCAGGGGTCGGCCCCGTCCTGGCCGGTGTTGTCGATGTGCCACTGGTCGCCAAGAAGCGGATCGTTGTAGCCGAGCCCGCCCAGCGTGGTCGCCATGGCTTCACCCGAATAGCCGCCCTCGCCGTTGGCCGCGACGGTACTCACGACATAGTAACGATCCGCCGCGGCGGAGAGTCCCGTCTCGCAAAAATCCACACCCGGTGAGACCGTGCCGGGCGCGCTCATCGGGGTCAGCCCGGTGCTGCCGGCGGCATACACGACGTAGCTGATCGCGTCGGGGTGGGGCTGCCAGCGAAGACGAACACGCCCGTTGCCGCCCCAGGCCGCCAGCCCGGTCGGGCCGAGTGGAAGAATGCTGATCCCGTGGCCCAGGATCGGACGCAGACCCGACGCGGTGAAACTCACCTGTAGATCTTCCACCACGTCGTAGGAAATATCGTCAAACGTCGCGACGCCGGCGGCCGTCGCTTTGCTCGTTGTTCCGCTGAGCGATCCCTCGCCGCCCGATTGGGCGAGCATCACCGTCGCGCTCTCGCCGGTGAGGACCGCACCGGTGCAGTCCTGAATCTCCACGGTGAAGGTGCTCCAGGCCTCCGTCTCCAGTGCGGAGGCCGGCATCGGAGTTCCAAAGCCGAGCTTCACCGGCACCGAAGGCGTGCACGCTTCGATCACCATCTGCGCATTGTCGGTGGAATCGAGATCTTCGGAATCAAAACGAAGGGTGATCGTCTCGGCAGTGTCGTAGGCAAGCCCGGAGAAAGTCGCCACCCCGGAGGCGGCGCTGACCATCTGCGTGCCGGAAATCGTACCCGTGCCGCTGACCAGCGTGAGCGCGATGAGGTTGTCCGCACTGGTGACGGGATCGCCGAAACCATCGATCACCCGGACCTCGATGTCGGCCCAGGTCTGATTCTGCCATTCCATCGCTGCCGGCGCGCGCCGGAATTCCAGCCCGACCGGAACGCCCGGCATGCCGGGAGTCAGGATGATGGTTGAGTTTCCGCTGCAGGCCGCCATCGCGGCCACGAGGATTGTTGCCAAAAACGCTTGCAAGCGCCGCGAATCGAGAATTTGATGCACGTTCACTCCATCGGGCGCGGGCTTCGCGCCGCTCTCCCCCGAGACCCGGAAGTATAGAGCGTTCACCCGGCACATGCGCCAGCCCATATCACACTCAAAAATCGTGTTTCGGTTGCGGGGGCCCGCCATGCTATGAACCGGCCATCTCGACAAGTTCAGAGAGGATCACGCAATGGCGTTGAACAACCACACACTCCCTTCGCGCGTCATGGTCGGCGACGGTGCTTCCAAGAGCGTCGGCACCGAGGCCAAAAAGATGGGAGCAACCAAAGTATTGCTCGTCTCCGATAAGGGCGTCGAAGGCGCGGGCCTCGTCGGCCCGATCAAGGAAGCATTTGAAAAAGCAGGCCTCGGCTGCGAGGTCTACCTCGACGTCGAGCCCAACCCCACGGATGAGCAGGTCCGCGGCGCAGACAAGACCTACAAGGACGGCGGCTGCGACTTCGTCGTGGCTCTCGGCGGCGGTTCGGTCATGGACGTTGCCAAGGCGGTTCGCATCCTGGCGAAGCATCCGGGCGACATTCTCGACTTCGACTTCACCAAGGGCGGCATGGGAAAGATTACAGCCAACCAGCCGCCGCTCATTTGCATGTCGACGACTTCGGGCACGGGCTCGGAAGTCTCGGTCGGCGCGATCGTCACCGACACGACGAACCACACCAAGCGCACCATCGTCAGTCCATTCATAGTTCCGACCATGGCCCTCGATGACCCTCTGCTCACCCACGGACTGCCGCCCT from the Chrysiogenia bacterium genome contains:
- a CDS encoding S8 family serine peptidase; translation: MATILVAAMAACSGNSTIILTPGMPGVPVGLEFRRAPAAMEWQNQTWADIEVRVIDGFGDPVTSADNLIALTLVSGTGTISGTQMVSAASGVATFSGLAYDTAETITLRFDSEDLDSTDNAQMVIEACTPSVPVKLGFGTPMPASALETEAWSTFTVEIQDCTGAVLTGESATVMLAQSGGEGSLSGTTSKATAAGVATFDDISYDVVEDLQVSFTASGLRPILGHGISILPLGPTGLAAWGGNGRVRLRWQPHPDAISYVVYAAGSTGLTPMSAPGTVSPGVDFCETGLSAAADRYYVVSTVAANGEGGYSGEAMATTLGGLGYNDPLLGDQWHIDNTGQDGADPCEDADVQPAWEAGNDGTGVRVVVVDTGFELDHEDLADNVLVGESYDYDSGGTNPPGGSHGTAVAGIIAAVRDNSLGGSGIAPGASILSYNLIAVDASDADEADAMSRDAVDNNVSSNSWGPYDDFGDFTAPPAVWEAAVEDAVENGRGGLGLNFFWAGGNGAPVDNSNGDGFANFWGVNAVCAAGDDGVRASYSEPGANLLVCGPSEGDSGQGITTTDREGSAGYNSGNYTSSFNGTSAATPMISGVTALMLEANPALTWRDVREILARTARMNDPTDPGWNWNGATPPMHVNHNYGFGMVDAGAAVEMADGWTPQMSSLPEEFATPLATPGDTIVDNNPAAAVSDTITVSGSGIDFIEFVQIEMTLAHDFATDLRITLTAPSGTVSVLAVPHDCFFGGQGTCDIADGWRFGSTRQMGEAADGDWTVSISDEVAGDAGVFTSWRLRFYGR